A segment of the Lycium ferocissimum isolate CSIRO_LF1 chromosome 5, AGI_CSIRO_Lferr_CH_V1, whole genome shotgun sequence genome:
TTAGGGGCATGGGCAGACTGACCTTTAAACGACGGGCAAATCCGTGTAATTTCGCATAGTACGCGGGCATTTATGAACCTTTTCCGAAGAAGAAAAGCTAAGACCTACGGCCTTATTGGCTAATATTCTAGCATCATTATCTTTTTAATCAATATGAATCTTTCCCttgttcaaaaataaataaataaaaatatttttattaataagGGTGGAAATGTAAATCCAATAATTCTCAATGGACCAATGGTTAAAACCAATAAGAAAATTGAGCACCCAGTGCCGATAAACCGTTAAGTACAAAATTCCAAATTGTTTCCTTATTGTTAATCCGATAATCCAATACCAGTAAACCAATAAATCTAGTTAACGTTTGGATCATCGGTCAGAGTACATTTTTGAACAACTGTACTTTGACTGACCTTTAATTTGTAAAATATATAGCAAATTTATTTAGGGTTAATTATACTAAGTACCGTTATAatatgatattaagactttattataattttaatcatTCAGACTTATTCGAACTCATTAAGTGGTTGAACAAACAAAAAACACTTAATGATAGAGATTTCAGATTCAGATTCAAAAATCAAGCGCAATGAGCGgtatcttaatgattaagatttaaaatttaaaagcaaACAAATGAAACCCACAGCATAACTTTCGCGATCGCGACCTTGCAAGTCTTTGTCCTTCTTTATTAAGATTAAGATGCATGAATTTGAACATTAAGAAGTGCATTCAAATTTTGATGTATGAATCTGAACACTAagcccccgtttggccataagaattattcactttatttcggaattttttttcacttttttccggaatcagcgtttggccatgaaaattccgaataccaaaaactcaaaaaacttaattttttttaaaaaattcacttttttcgcttttttacaactacatttcaccaaaaactacaatttcaaaaactatggccaaacacaactccaactccaaaattccaaaaaaaaagtgaattttttttttggtatctatggccaaacggggcTTTAAGATGCTTTAGTAACTAagtaataaataattaagactatttatttttgaacatttgaatatataaaacttatctttatttaaaattttataaatataaattttttaaataaatctaTACTATATCAACGATGATTGCCGTGCGTGCTGATTAGGGATTGTTTTGGCTGATGGCGATGGTTGTGTATACTAACTAGCGGTAAATGGTAATGATATCTGGCGTAGTGATTGCTGATAATTGTTTATGATGATAGTTGGGGGTGGCAACCGATAATATTGTGAAGGATCCATCCAACTAAAACAAAGGAGGAGGTTTTAACGTACCATTAACATTGCCCTTGGTAAGCAATTACTGACAGAATGCATGTTTTATTTGTTTACAGCTAATACGACGAACACTACTTTTGGACTAAGACTTGATGGTGAATTTATATGAGACTCAAGTAATCTTCTTTGACTAATGAATGAGGGGTCGTAAGCACCCTCTACCGCCAACCCGAAGGTTGTAGGTTCGAATTACCGAGGGAGCAAAAAGGGGAGCACTTGAGGggtaaaaaaatgaattgagtACTTCAACATGAATTATGCAAAGGGAGATTAGAAAACACAGTAAAATGGCCCAGACTCTGACTCTAGCCTCTCATACAACCCGCACCTCAAATCACCTTGCCTGCGACTTATTAAGCAGACTTGCAGTTGGAATGAACCAAAAGTGCCGATTGGAGAGTAGAagaatgtttgacaaaaaatattGTACTTTGTCACACACatatcatcttcatcatcatggCACAGAGAAGAAGGGAACTAACAGAACTGTAACAATGAACTCCAATGCACCAGAAAAAGATGCTAAAATATTACTTCACCTTCAGTCACTTTCTTCAGGCCGTTGGTGTTAAAGAACTGATCCAACAAAAACGAGGAGCTGAAAAAACAGAGCAGAAATGAATAGAATATGTAGCATTATTCAGGTACCTTAGGCACGGGGAACAATCTGGTAGATCCATGAATCTGTTGAATGATTGACCACAAACTGAGTCCCGACTATATCAATTTTACTGAACGCAACCTTTGGCATAACAAGGATGATGAATTTGCTATAGTACTTAATCTCATATTCTACCTTACATCAATCCCTATTGCAATTGAAACCTCACCATACATAGGAATCTAAGTTTCTTCTCAGCTACATTAAACAACTATAACAATTCAAACCATGTGATACGATAAAGATCAGCTTGTATACAGAAGAAAAGAATAATGGAGCTCCAACGTATAAAAATGTAACAGATATTTACAGAACTTGAACCTACAAAAACAGTTAGGtagaaaatgaagaagtgaaAACAACTGAAAGAATCATCTGCTTCTATTTACTCTGTACTTTCTATATCGTTTTCTAACGTGCTTCAATTTACAATCTCAACAGCTTTGTTTAGGCATATTTTCTATAACAAAAATCATTCTTGCCCTCTAACCTAATCTTCATCACCTGTCATTTATTCCGTAAGTAATCCACATCCTTCGGATGGTTTGATTGAAAGTAATTGCCTGAAAGAATACAGCTTCGAAGAGACCGGAAATGATCTCAAGGGAAAAGCATATCTCCGTTGATAACCCAATGCACAAACTTCTCAGAGAATTCAACAGTTTCTTTACTACTTCCTTTGGCATCGAAACTGAAATCTCCACTAGTCTGATCCTCGCGCTAAAATAACAAGATTGAAAAGGTAAAAGGAATTACTCATGTGCATCAGTATTTCTTATTAGAGATGCAGAAAGAAGCTAATAAGAAGTAAGAGGCAGAAAATAAAAAGGTATATTCCAGATTCTTCCTATTCTTAACTAACTAGAGCTTCCAGCTAAAAGCAAGATTTCTTTGTCCTCTTAAGttagtcccaaaaagaatgacaccgttttatatttagtactccctccatcccatcccaatttatgtgacactttttccttttcagtcagtccaaaaaagaatgatacctatctatatttaataataatttaacttcaaacttcccatttacccttaatgagatgttttatctacacaaatatctatggcttattatagaccacaaatttcaaaagtcttccttcctttcttaaactccatgcctaGTCAAATACCTCTCACGAATTGGGAACCGGggcaggggggggggggggtaacaatttaacttcaaacttccaatttttatccttaatgagatgatttatcgCCTCACAAGTATCTataacttattttagaccacaagtttcaaaagccttcctttcattcttaaactccatgcccaAACAAAtatcttcacataaattgggacggagggagtaataaactaTCGGCTTTGTGTGGACTGACCTTCAAGCTTGATGCAGATTCAATTGCTGAAGAGCTTGTTTCAGCTTTAGATTCAACTGTTAAACCATCTGAAGAGAGGGCACCACATGGTGAGCATATGATTGTAGACCTGCATGAATAGAGCTAAGTGTCAAATTCAAAGACCCGAGGCAGAAAATGCTGGCCTTCTAGGATGTTTCCATAAGAATCCAATAACTAATCTACAAGGATAGAATTACTAAAACGCAAGTCATACTTCCAACCAACTAAAAAATGGCAAAAAGGCAGTATAAGTTCAACTAAATGATGACGGccaagaaaaatgaaatacaGAAATCGGTGAATGAAATAAGGAGAATAATAAATaacagaaaaataagaaaaaaccCATGGAACAAGTCATATGGCCAAGGAAGCATCAGATTTTAATCTCAGTTTGACTTGGCCATTCATAAGAGCAACTTATTTGATCAGAATAATGAAAAGAATGCtgtaaaagaattaaatacTCTTCTCTTTTCTAATCGTCCTGTGAAGATAGACGTTCAGACTTCAGAGAATTGaatttttcattccttttatAAATAGTTTGTTTAATTTTCCCTTTTGCCTGTACTAGGTATTAATAAGCCCGAGTAAAAGAGTATCCAAATGCACACTTCACATTTTCTATTTCACCAAGAGTTGACGGTTTTTCCCAAGTAGTATCTGAACAATTAAACTACTGCAAGAAGTCTATCCTGGGTTCAACACAACCACCAGCTTCCTACTTCATTTTGCATCATCATCTCAGTAACTTAGCCAGATAATTCGAAAGTCAAGGCTGAACTCTAGCTAATTCTTTATAGAGTAtcctcaaaattattttaatgtgggATATTTCAATGCAATAAGTTCATAAATCTTAAATTTTGGTCCTAGCCAAAGTTTTGTGGTAATATTGGTGAGAGAATCAATCAAGCAGATATTAGTGGTAAACCAAGTATGTGGATTCAACTTCTATCAAAGCATTGATAATAATGAAAGAAGATACCTCTCGTATGTTTCTTCTTCACATGAATTTCCAGATGAAGAGAGACACTCAATATCTaggaaatttgaaaaatcaattgaATCAACACGGTCACGCAATCTAACATTTTCACTGCCGAGACACTGCCCTAATTGCATATCCAGGAAAAGCTGTCTACCAGACATTGAGGGTGTGTACCTATAAAAAGTGAGACGAGCACCAATTTACTAAGAGACAAAACAAGAAACAAGGCGAGAATGAAATAGTATACATCCCCACCAACAGGAAAAACAAAGAGAGGAACCAACACAGAAATTGAAAAGAGCCAATAAGAATCTTAAAAGTGACAGCATTTGGGTAGCACACATTTGTTCGTGAATATTATAGCCACTAACCTGctattaactttatttttcaaaagcaTTAGATGTGACACTAGGCAATAAGACAGTCCTTAAGAGAGAAGAATTGTTTAGTACGTGTATTTTAGACATGATTATAATAGCCACAAACCTGTTATTAGCTTGTTTCTACTAAGAAATTGTTACACAGTCTTCATTGAAAAGATACATATAACATTCAAAAGTTGCAATGTTTTTGTCGATGGAAGTATGAAGGAACCAGAAAGACATACAACTCTAACAATGGTTAGCACTTAGTATCCACTCAATCAAAGGAATTTTGAATCAACTTATGGATTCTGCTGCTCCAAAGTAAATCTATGCAGCAAAGAAAATTTGAGTAAGCTACCTGGCAAAcgaaatatcagtttcacaagTTGAGATTTCTGGGGTGGACTCGGAAAGACCCTTACTACCACCTTTTGCACTCTCAGGCAAAGGTTGGTCAGAGTCAATGGTCTGCTCTGTGTCAGTCTCTTTGACAGTAGATAAATTCCCTTCTGATAGGGACCTTTTAATAAACGACCTGCACATGAAGAAACGGCCTCAGTACTAGCTTTGGAGGATTTTGATACTCTGTTCTGGCTTAATTAAagtatttttctcttttgggTTGTGACTAGAAGTTGAAAAACCATAATCAGCTTTTCATAAGTAAATTCTCTGTGTACGTCACTTATTGACTTTAATATCCATCTTAGTAGCAGAGATAAAGGCCAAATTTTAAGGTAACTTGATTATGGATTAGGTGAGAGATACATACACAATGGTTGCAGTATAGTACAGATTTTTAGCCTTCAGAATGTATCACATATATAGAAGCTGTGAGGTCACTTGATGCTCAGTTTTACAACATCACAACTCAAAGTACTCAACTGTCTTAAGACTGAAATGCTCTCAACATAATATAGTATTCCATTTGATTTGGATTGCAAATTTCAAATTACCACCATCAGAAATGATGTTGCGGCTACAATATTAATCAAATCAGTGTTTCTTGGAATTTTAACACTTCAATAACAAAATACTCGATATTCAAAAAATGTGTACTAATACAAGTACTGACACTGAGGAGTAGACAAGGGATGTGTTAATTAAAGATCAGCTATACCTAGAACTCTCCATGGCTAAACTTGATGCATGCCCCCCAACATTATAGTGTTGGTCTGAATCCAATTCCCAGAGAGCTGGCTTACCTTCTTGAGGCCGGAAATGTCCCAAGAACCTGGAATTAGGACCacattacttttatttatttcaaaatttgccTTCGTTTGTTGAAAGAACAGATACAAGAAACTTATTACGAAGAAATTAATTCACGTACACATTAATGGCATCTTGTTTCTCGGCGTCCATGTAGGCATTACTGTAATAGCGCTGAATCGTTCTAAAGAGCTCTTGAGACTGAGTTGCTGCTCTCCACTGGCCTCGTCTCTCTGAAAATATCTGTTAGATCATATCCATCAGTATAGCATATGGAACCGCTAGACTTTTTGTACTTTTCAACACATACACTAACTGGTAGAAAGTAATATGCTGATTTCAACAAGGTTTTCATAGATAAATATTTCAATCatagtgaaaatgaatgaagctAATATTTCCTActttagaaaagaaaaggatttaTTTCACTGGCAAACTAATCACAGATTTGAAGTAACTTAAAGATCTTTGCACACCACCAACCTTTTACTAGAATATCCACCAGCACACTACAAAAATAAATTGCAGAATTTTAAGTGAACAGGCAACATAAAATTACCTTGTTATGTGCAGCAGACCCTCCATATTGTAGTGCAAGTGTATCACCCATTTCTTCGTAAAGTTTCATTAGATTATCTGCTAAAGGGGAATCTAAATCAATGTTCTCCACGTCTATAAAGCCTAAGGCATGCAGCTGATGGCCTAGGGAAACCAGCCCATAGGCAAATTGTGCAACATTTGTGCGATCCAAACAGTCTATGCAATTAGTTCGTAACACCCCTCTCTGTAGTGTTGAAAGGTTGACATGGTAATTGTCACTAGTGGAGTTTGCTTCAGCTCTCACTTCACAAATGTCTTGTCCAGCTTGATCTTCAGTATTGCTACAGAGAGACGAACAAATCAATgcgaaaaagaagaagaattcaGATGTGGTTATCTCACATAGGAGAATTCAATTGTTTAGGcatcaaataaaaaatgaaatttcaaCCAAACACAAAAGAAGTAGTATGTCCAGCTGCCTGAGGTTCAAATTGCCTAAAGCTCAAGTTACAAACACATTTCAAAGGAGAAAATGTCAACAAACCACAATAGAACATTTGAGCTTTTAAGCCAAAGTTAAGTGTTGGAGGTACTCTCCTGATTAATAAAGCTAATTTGAGAACTATCAACTCTCATGAACTGAGAAAATCAAATCTCTCAGGGAGGACTTTGATTGCCAAACTTACTCAATGGACGAGAATTTTAGCAATTTCCCAGTCTTTGAGGCAGGGATAAGTTGACAGTGAAGGAAGCCTGTTAACTCCAACGCATTAGCAGCCACCTTGCCCAGGAGTGTCAAGACATTTGTAGCTTTGCTGGAAAAGAGGTCAAATTGTCAGCAACCCATCAGACTGGCatacaagaaaaggaaaaaataacaaGTACAACCATTTGCAAGCAAAAAGACGCAACAGGCAAACCTTTTAGAGTGTTTATTTAGGTCCCAGTGAAGAAATCTCAAGTGGTTCTCCTCAGACAGATCTTTATTTATAAACTCAATAGCATTGGCAAATGCTGCACGAAGAATTGTTTCTCTAGGCCTCTTCTCACGAGTCTGTTTAGCAGAAGGGGAAAGATGAGCAAGAGAAGGTTagacaacaaaaaataaaagggtgACATAAATTGGATACAAAATCTCTGATAAAGTTTACCTTAATCAAATTCAATATTATAATTGGATTTCCATATCTCTTCACAAGATTCTCAAAGTGACGTTTAGTGGCTTCAAATTTCAAGTCATTCCTAGAGACTATAAAAAGAAACGGTCATGAAAATTGAGTAAATTGGATGcctcaaaaataaaataggtaTTTTGTTCATACGTATGATGGCAGGCTTAATATTCAAACGTGAAGTTTCTTGCGACCAGAAAAGAGGTATTGAACCCCGGTTCTGCACAACAGCACTTATTTGTACTGGGCACCCATCAGCCACATTATCAAGCACAATCTGTTCCGTTTCGACATCATTTGCTACACGACCCTTCTCATTTACACCTCTTTTTAAATATCtacataacataaaaggaaaaataactcAACAACCAGGAGATGAACCAGGATCAGTAACTGAAATATTCAA
Coding sequences within it:
- the LOC132055274 gene encoding phosphoinositide phosphatase SAC2-like, with protein sequence MGWENNQQAENNEQHDSRPLFLQKFRLYETSSNFYMVGRDKSRTSWKVLKIDRLEPSELIMYEDSATYSELECSDLLKRIHEGNISSGGLKFVSTCYGIVGFVKFLGPYHMLLITKRRKIGMICGHAVYAITKSEMFPIPNSTVLSNMPYSKNENRYKKLLRTVDLTRDFFFSYSYHIMLSLQKNLNNCETGLTLYDTMFVWNEFLTREIRHQLKNTLWTVALVYGFFKQVTLSLSGRSFMLTLIARRSRHYAGTRYLKRGVNEKGRVANDVETEQIVLDNVADGCPVQISAVVQNRGSIPLFWSQETSRLNIKPAIILSRNDLKFEATKRHFENLVKRYGNPIIILNLIKTREKRPRETILRAAFANAIEFINKDLSEENHLRFLHWDLNKHSKSKATNVLTLLGKVAANALELTGFLHCQLIPASKTGKLLKFSSIDNTEDQAGQDICEVRAEANSTSDNYHVNLSTLQRGVLRTNCIDCLDRTNVAQFAYGLVSLGHQLHALGFIDVENIDLDSPLADNLMKLYEEMGDTLALQYGGSAAHNKIFSERRGQWRAATQSQELFRTIQRYYSNAYMDAEKQDAINVFLGHFRPQEGKPALWELDSDQHYNVGGHASSLAMESSRSFIKRSLSEGNLSTVKETDTEQTIDSDQPLPESAKGGSKGLSESTPEISTCETDISFARYTPSMSGRQLFLDMQLGQCLGSENVRLRDRVDSIDFSNFLDIECLSSSGNSCEEETYERSTIICSPCGALSSDGLTVESKAETSSSAIESASSLKREDQTSGDFSFDAKGSSKETVEFSEKFVHWVINGDMLFP